Below is a window of Rhizophagus irregularis chromosome 10, complete sequence DNA.
TGACGACGGAGTAACCTTACAGTTTGACGAAGATCTGCAGCAATGGACTCAAATCGTAATTTATGCTCTCGTTTATGATAACCAAAAGCAAACCATTTTatgttttgataaaaataatgttgattttttttaggatgAGGATCTTTTGCTTATACTTCAACAATCTGCTTATTCAGTTCCTGGTGTTAACGAAAGTGTAAGatatatattactataaaaaagttagaaaTTTTCTTCAGGAATACACATagatattgttttttttcgcCACCAAAGGAGCCCGCTGTCCCTTTAAAACGAGGCAAACGGAAAAATGATGTTTATACCTCTAACGATGTATGTATTTTCAAGTTGatcttttcatataatataaatttaatttataattaattttttatattaatttcttaatatatagACAGAACAAGATTCCAAAAAGCAAAAGCAAAATAGTCAAAAGAAAAAACCCGTAAACACATCTGTTTACGTTACCGGTTTACCCCCCGATGTCACTGTTGAAGAATTAGCTGAAGTATTTTCTAAATATGGAGTTTTAATGGAAGATCTGGTTGCcggtaattaatttattataatattacttaaaTCGATCGTTTATTGATTCTTATTATCAACAAATTTTAGGAGGaccaaaaataaaactttacaaGGATGATAAGGATCGATTAAAGGGAGATGCTCTTGTtacttatttaaaagaagaatcTGTTGCATTAGCTTGTCAATTGTTGGATGAAACACAGCTTCGTCCAGAGGAAGTTTCTGTAATACGCGTACAAAAAGTAatgtgatataattattattattttcgtcAACTTTTAACAGgccataatattaatttttataatttttataggcACAATTTAGAGAGAAAGAACCAAAACCAGATGCAAATCAAAATGATAACAAGTTAGATAAGAAAAAAgttcaaaagaaattgcatCAACTTGAAAAGTATGAtgttataataagaaaaaaaaagaaatatttcatacattatttgaattaacttgatatatgactttttttgtttattaggAAATTGGATTGGTATGAATCTGAACCCGGGAAAAAAGCTGAgcgatataataaaatagtaattttgaAGCACATGTTCACTTTAGAAGAATTAGAGGTATGaacttaaatatatattatgaattatgaatttaaattatcaacaaatatattgatttttaatctttaTCGTTAAAAGAGCGATATTACTTTACTCTTGGACTTAAAAGAAGATATTCGTGCAGAATGTGAGAAATTAGGAGAAGTTACCAATGTGATATTATATGACGTAtgtgtaattttattacaaattatttgtaataggcCAAAactacaactttttttttcaatttaacaGAAAGAACCGGAAGGAGTAGTGTCTGTAAAGTTTAAGGATCAATTAAGTGCTGATGCATGCGTAAtggtatatatttaattgaaatgaATGAATGATGTGAcggtatattaaaaattgtatttatgtgatttattagaaaatgaatGGACGATTTTTTGCTGGTCGTCGTATTGAAGCAGAAATATTCGATGGcaaacaaaaatatcaaaagacTAATGCGAAGTCTGGAGAGACTGAAGAAGAAGAATCTGTACGACTAGAAAAGTATTCTAAATGGTTAGAACAAGAAGTTTAAAAAcgagtaaataattttattagactAAGGTAAGCTGTTAACTCAGTACATTTGTTGgttagttaatttaataataaagagtaTATTGAAGAACATTTTAGGAACAAAAAgctttgtttaattttttattagtttattagtttattagtTTAAACATTAATCGGTATCTGGATggacttttttttacatatacttaaattaatatagcttatttcaaattatttaatttattataagatagatatattattattcttgattcattataaattaaatttaatttttttttttcttttgataataaaaaattgttaaaatattattagtgaTATAAGAGATAAAGtccattaaaataaagttattgcaAAGAGAGCAGCTAAAGTTAAAACACTAAACCCATAATTATGAATAGAATTTGAAGAACTCTTAGGTGTAACAGATGGAGCACTTGAAGAAGTTGGCGATGGTGTAGGAGTAGGAGTAGAATAAGCTGTTGGCGTGGTACCAgcttctttaatttcaaaagttTCCGAAGTTGcataaattgaattaatatttccAATATCTGTGAAAATCAATTGAAAACCTGTGTAGttgtttaaaagaataattaataaaatgaataaatgtttaattaaaagtgtataaattttataaaaattatttaccagTGTAATTCATATTTGCTCCTATTTCAACATCTTTTTTACCAAGTCTTGGATCAACATTATTAGCAACAGCAAATTGTTTTAAATCGGAAATATTCTAATATGggaaaagataaataaataaatggataaataagtaaaaaaaataaaattataacttgttttaaaaaaaatgattgttaatttttaccgcatttattaaaaagatcgAAAATGGTAAAGTATCAGTTATTTCAGAAGTCCACATTATTTCATTGGTTTGACCTGCTACTAAATAGTATTTAGATGatggaaataaaatatttatcgtggctttttttgtcaaaaaaaaaaaaaaaaaattggaattagtaaaattagcaaatcattttattttttttaaatagtttattatagtttagtttagtttaattttaccTGATACAAATGTTGCAATAAATGCTAAGAGACAAAAAgtaatttgaataatcttCATGATTTCTGAATAAATTCTCgagaaaaaaaacaagaaaaacaagaaaaaagcaagaaaaaaaaaaattgtttttttcctAGTTCGAATTTAACGGTAGGATTTTATGGagtatatttagtatatttatatattttctattgTCAAAAACCTTATGATGTTCTTTAATTAGcatcgtttttttttctttttttgcaacacaaaatataaataattcccCCCGCAATGTTACTATGACCCATAACTAGAAATATCCAATTAGTGAAGTACATGCTCTCAAATGACGACTTTCGATCATAAACTCTAGTACACAAATAGCTTAAATCATTGTCTAAGCCTTTTCATATATGGAGTTCATACATACATATGGAGTAAATTCATCCCTTTAACCcgttcattcattcattcactGAGTGAATCATCTTATTTCAAAATGTTATAgcaatagaaaaataatagaagGCATCAGGTTATGTTGATCAATCTATATAAAGGCTGTTCTAAGAGGGTTAAAATTAATGCATATGTATGTTCACTACATTAATTATcacttttttaattgaatataattatttatatttaatgtattaGAGTGACAAATAGATTGTAATTACGTCTTTATCCTTCATGGCAACTTTTGAAAGATGGAATCACCAGATTTTCTGATCACAGCCCAAactaattttagaatttttttctaacatactgaatatatttttttggtaaaactGTAACTactttattcatttaaaaaagtaaaatgatTACAAATCGTAATCTAAATCTAATAGTTTTGCAGATAATATAACGATAACATACGTTTTGCTAATTCTCTCTCACTTAATTCACATGTTCTATCTACGGATCTACCGTCTTTTATTATCCCGGTGtctcaatttattattagaatgaaaataaaaaatgaatatacaaTTACAAACAAAAGAACTAACCCTTAAATAGAAATACTTTTTGAAGTAATCCTTTGAACTAAGCCTTTTGAATAAGCCTTTCGAATTTCTCAtgttctattattataatcgtTATTTATCATTGTCAACTATTTATAACTATTTAGAATTttcgttttcttttaattaattaaaagatattttggTTATAGCATaacaaaatatgatttttttttaatttagtaatgatttatttaatatattatttgcaatttaatatataatttgcaatttatattactacttaaaaaaaatttgaatttttgtaaaataatccataAATATTGACAATATTCATATTAAGTTTGGcactttaaaaattctt
It encodes the following:
- a CDS encoding uncharacterized protein (SECRETED:cutsite_VSA-TI; SECRETED:prob_0.7433); SECRETED:SignalP(1-20), producing the protein MKIIQITFCLLAFIATFVSATINILFPSSKYYLVAGQTNEIMWTSEITDTLPFSIFLINANISDLKQFAVANNVDPRLGKKDVEIGANMNYTGFQLIFTDIGNINSIYATSETFEIKEAGTTPTAYSTPTPTPSPTSSSAPSVTPKSSSNSIHNYGFSVLTLAALFAITLF